From the Pseudomonas sp. VD-NE ins genome, the window GCCGCTTACGAAATTCACGTGGCCGACTACTACCTGACCCGTCAGGCCTACGTAGCCGCAGCCAACCGTGGTCGTTACGTCGTAGAAAACTTCCAGGAAACCCCATCGGTCGGCGACGGCCTGGCGGTAATGACTGAAGCCTATCAGCGTCTGCACCTGGATGAACTGGCGGCCACCAGCCTCGAAACCCTGAAGCTCAACTACCCGAACCACCCGAGCCTGCAAGACGGCCAGTTCGTGCCACGGGTTGCCGAAGCCGACAACCGTTCGTTCCTGAGCAAGGCGACGTTGGGTCTGATCGAGTCGCGTCCACCGCTGCCGCCGGGCGAAACCCGCGCCAACCAGGACGTGCAGAAGCAGTTCCAGGACGCGAAAGACGCGATCCCGAACGAGCTCAAGCCTAAAGACGAAAACGGTGACGTGATCGAAGAGCCGGAGCCTGAGTCGAGCAACACCGACCGCTCGTGGTTCAGCTACATGACTTTCGGCGTGTTCGACTGATCACACCGGATGTACAGAAAAGGGAGATCTGCGGATCTCCCTTTTTTATTGCCGCGCATTAATAGGCTGTGCGCTTGTCGGGTCCTTGGCTAAACTGCCGGATCATCAGTCGAAAAGCCGCTCATCATGCTTCGTTTATTGTTCTGGATCGTCGTGATTTTCGCCGCGATATGGTTGTGGCGTAAATTCAAGGCGCCTGCCGCGTCCAATCAATCCAGTCGTGCCCCACGCGAACAGGACGCCCCACCAATGGTACGTTGCGCCCATTGCGGCGTTCATCTGCCGCGCGATCGTGCACTGAGCGTTCAACAACAGTGGTATTGCAGCCAGGCTCACCTCGAGCAAGGCCCGGGCTCCAGTGATCGCTGAGGCCACCCACGCCGACAGCAAACAGGCGCAGCGCCTGCTGCGCCTCTACCATCTCTACCGTTTAAGCGTCGGCATCACCCTGGTGTTGCTGATCTCCAGCAACATGGACAACCGCCTGCTGACGTCGGCCAATGACGAATTGCTGCGCGGCGGCAGTTGGCTGTACCTCGTTCTCAACATCCTGCTCGTGGTCTTTCTTGAAAACCCCCGACGCCCGGCCCAGTTGTTCAGCCTGGCGCTGGTCGATGTGCTGTTGCTGTGCGGCCTGTTCTATGCGGCCGGTGGCGTCGCCAGTGCCCTCGGCAACTTGCTGATTGTCTCGGTGGCGATCAGCAATACCTTGCTGCGTCGTCGAATTGGTCTGTTGATCGCCGCGATCGGCGCTCTGGGCATCGTCGCCTTGAGCTTTCTGCTGAGCTTCAGCCACCCTCTGAGCGCCAATGAATACTTGCAGGCCGGCACCCTCGGCGCGCTGTGCTTTGCCGCGTCGTTGTTGGTGCAAGGCTTGATTCGTCGCCTGGAGGTCAGCG encodes:
- a CDS encoding PP0621 family protein, translating into MLRLLFWIVVIFAAIWLWRKFKAPAASNQSSRAPREQDAPPMVRCAHCGVHLPRDRALSVQQQWYCSQAHLEQGPGSSDR